In Prunus dulcis chromosome 1, ALMONDv2, whole genome shotgun sequence, the following are encoded in one genomic region:
- the LOC117617005 gene encoding uncharacterized protein LOC117617005 — MDEEAIEVHHEDRHFSCKTSPLTPDLLKGFHDDDDERLRVNFDYEVNHIYYDVRSPDDIGTSRPKFIYQCLEQHKKTIYLEQSLLENYQDSYLVLSKAMLSFGITRDRVVRDIVDEIVKQGREARPKKFPNRLGMLFGLDVCILKDHRMYRCQQCLVASVMRESLAAEEVKMVPASESSIKKVLKKVIVGQGGESIRRNYLSVSDDVKEEEEGGKRKRRRISVSEGESCSVCMDEFEGGTTVACLPCSHVFHGECIVNWLRQSHYCPVCRFEVPTD; from the coding sequence ATGGACGAAGAAGCAATTGAAGTCCATCACGAGGACAGGCACTTCAGCTGTAAAACTTCACCCCTTACCCCAGATTTACTAAAAGGCTtccatgatgatgatgatgaaaggCTTCGGGTCAACTTTGACTACGAAGTCAACCACATATACTACGATGTTCGTTCCCCAGATGATATTGGAACCAGTCGTCCAAAATTTATCTATCAATGCCTCgaacaacataaaaaaacaatctACCTTGAACAAAGTTTGTTAGAGAACTACCAGGATTCGTATCTTGTTCTTTCTAAGGCCATGTTGTCTTTCGGGATCACAAGGGATCGTGTTGTGCGGGATATAGTGGATGAGATTGTAAAGCAGGGTCGCGAAGCTCGCCCCAAAAAGTTTCCCAATAGGCTTGGCATGCTATTTGGACTGGACGTTTGCATTCTTAAAGACCATCGCATGTATCGGTGCCAGCAGTGTTTGGTGGCTAGCGTTATGAGGGAGTCACTGGCGGCGGAGGAGGTCAAGATGGTGCCGGCGAGTGAGTCATCCATCAAGAAGGTCCTAAAGAAGGTTATAGTTGGTCAAGGGGGAGAGTCAATAAGGAGAAATTATCTGAGTGTAAGTGATGatgtgaaggaggaggaagagggtggaaagagaaagaggaggagAATTAGTGTGAGCGAAGGTGAGAGTTGCAGTGTTTGTATGGATGAGTTTGAGGGAGGAACAACTGTCGCTTGCTTGCCATGCTCTCATGTGTTTCATGGCGAGTGCATAGTAAACTGGCTCAGACAAAGTCACTACTGTCCTGTTTGCCGCTTTGAGGTGCCGACTGATTGA
- the LOC117617021 gene encoding NEP1-interacting protein 1-like — MEDFLANAIHHKRIRFSFSFNDITAELNNPNRVHNRNRSSVQPVKFHVKIVHDTHYKYVNRSLNRTETTIREYVERKERKCRFDMDKLKNFREAHGILSIMLALVGISRDNASNKYMVDKIIVQGLILGNKLSSMGRKVLGLCVYMRTEQVKSRCESCTQLQEIVMSSSNNEGMVPASDSAVKTVLKRVRVGADDKEASCCEEEGRERKRRKVCVSESDSCTVCMEEFNGGSEVACMPCSHVFHDKCIRTWLRQSHYCPVCRFEVPTAD, encoded by the coding sequence ATGGAAGACTTCCTTGCTAATGCCATCCATCACAAGCGTATACGCTTCAGCTTCAGCTTCAACGACATTACCGCAGAACTAAACAACCCTAATCGTGTTCATAACCGGAACCGTTCATCAGTGCAGCCGGTTAAGTTTCATGTCAAGATTGTGCACGATACCCATTACAAATACGTCAACCGTTCCTTGAACCGTACTGAAACCACCATCAGAGAATATgtggaaagaaaggaaagaaaatgcCGATTCGACATGGACAAGTTAAAGAATTTCCGCGAGGCGCATGGGATTCTTTCTATCATGCTGGCGCTAGTTGGAATCAGTAGAGATAATGCATCCAACAAATATATGGTGGATAAGATTATAGTGCAGGGTCTCATACTCGGCAATAAGCTTAGCAGCATGGGTCGTAAGGTGTTGGGGTTGTGCGTATATATGAGAACAGAGCAAGTCAAGAGTCGCTGTGAGTCGTGTACGCAATTACAGGAGATAGTAATGAGTAGTAGTAATAATGAGGGCATGGTGCCGGCGAGTGATTCAGCGGTCAAGACGGTACTAAAGAGGGTTCGAGTGGGTGCAGATGACAAAGAAGCATCATGTTGTGAGGAAGAAGGtcgagagagaaagagaaggaaagtTTGTGTAAGTGAAAGTGATAGTTGCACTGTTTGCATGGAAGAGTTTAATGGAGGATCAGAAGTAGCTTGCATGCCTTGCTCACATGTGTTTCATGACAAGTGCATAAGGACATGGCTCAGACAAAGTCACTACTGCCCAGTTTGCCGATTTGAAGTGCCTACTGCTGATTGA
- the LOC117616455 gene encoding probable serine/threonine-protein kinase PBL18 has translation MGNCLRKKIQEPESPVAIIPRPPTGDIGLQVFLPEKKINGTVEERAPTASPTFLQGQEKRSIRERRRLPLQERNSIVCSNTDIGAKKIGKNTRHGYTAAPSPKFWTLETVTGKEGGFRDYKLYCFCYSSLKAATRKFSSKNLIGQGGFGDVYKGYVSYCNMNSAAKPSAGFPIAIKRLRKTGAQGHEQWENERKFMSKISHPNIVKLIGYCCEGEHRMLVYEYMSGGSLEAQLMTENATQLDWSRRIKVALGAAKALNCLHTHKTPFIHRDLKASNVLLDDDCNAKLSDFGLAKYGPRDGQDHVMTRILGTKGYIAPEYIGTGHVTLKTDVYSFGVVLLEILSGSCAVKKYSDGMAGDLTKWAEPYLSNRQKLHHVIDQRLGNNFPVEEAHKFAELILRCLDSDPKSRPTMAEVVGDLEQLQENRSSSSSNRVSVHVTTLTPCPPYRSIFPGRNGCQA, from the exons ATGGGAAATTGCTTGAGGAAAAAGATTCAAGAGCCAGAGTCACCAGTTGCCATTATTCCAAGGCCTCCCACTG GGGACATTGGGTTACAAGTTTTTCTCCCCGAGAAGAAGATTAATGGAACAGTTGAAGAGCGAGCTCCAACTGCTTCCCCAACTTTCTTACAAGGTCAAG AAAAGCGGAGTATACGTGAAAGACGTAGATTACCGCTTCAAGAAAGGAATTCAATCGTCTGTTCAAACACAGATATAG GTGCAAAAAAGATTGGTAAAAATACTAGGCATGGTTATACAGCCGCTCCAAGTCCAAAATTTTGGACTTTGGAGACGGTGACTGGGAAGGAAGGAGGGTTCCGGGATTACAAGCTTTACTGCTTTTGTTATAGTTCCTTGAAAGCTGCCACACGCAAATTTAGCAGTAAGAATTTAATCGGACAAGGCGGATTTGGAGATGTCTACAAAGGGTATGTCAGTTATTGCAACATGAACTCTGCTGCAAAACCAAGTGCAGGATTTCCTATTGCTATCAAAAGGCTCAGGAAGACTGGAGCACAAGGCCATGAACAATGGGAG AATGAGAGGAAATTTATGAGCAAAATAAGCCATCCGAACATAGTGAAGCTAATAGGGTACTGCTGCGAAGGTGAGCACAGAATGTTGGTCTATGAGTACATGAGCGGAGGAAGCTTGGAGGCCCAACTCATGACAG AAAATGCTACACAATTAGATTGGAGCAGAAGAATCAAAGTAGCACTTGGGGCGGCCAAGGCTCTGAATTGTCTTCACACTCATAAGACACCATTCATTCATCGCGATCTAAAAGCTTCGAATGTTCTGTTGGATGAT GACTGCAATGCTAAGCTTTCAGACTTTGGCCTTGCTAAATATGGACCCCGAGATGGCCAGGACCATGTAATGACAAGGATTCTTGGCACCAAAGGCTACATTGCACCTGAATACATAGGGACAG GGCATGTGACACTGAAAACCGATGTATACAGCTTTGGTGTGGTGCTTTTGGAGATTTTGTCAGGCTCCTGTGCCGTGAAGAAATACTCGGATGGGATGGCGGGTGATCTAACCAAGTGGGCTGAACCATATCTTAGCAACAGGCAGAAGCTGCATCATGTGATTGACCAGAGACTTGGAAATAACTTCCCTGTGGAAGAAGCTCACAAGTTTGCTGAGCTCATCCTCCGGTGCCTTGATTCAGACCCCAAGAGCAGACCAACAATGGCTGAAGTTGTGGGTGATTTGGAGCAGTTACAagaaaacagaagcagcagcagcagcaatcGGGTCTCAGTCCATGTTACTACGCTCACCCCATGCCCTCCTTACAGAAGCATTTTCCCTGGACGAAATGGATGTCAGGCATAG
- the LOC117616456 gene encoding probable serine/threonine-protein kinase PBL3 isoform X1: MGNCLDSSAKVDTAQSSFGTLGSGVSKISSKTSPSSASPSLTIPSSGERSNGSSLPTPRTEGEILSSPNLKAFSFNELKNATRNFRPDSLLGEGGFGYVFKGWINEHTLTAAKPGSGMVVAVKKLKPEGFQGHKEWLTEVNYLGQLYHPNLVKLIGYCLEGENRLLVYEFMPKGSLENHLFRRGPQPLSWATRMKVAIGAARGLSFLHEAESQVIYRDFKASNILLDSEFNAKLSDFGLAKAGPTGDRTHVSTQVMGTQGYAAPEYVATGRLTAKSDVYSFGVVLLELLSGRRAVDKTKVGVEQNLVDWTKPYLGDRRKLFRIMDTKLEGQYPQKATFTAATLASQCLCAESKLRPTMSVVLATLEQLEAPKTAARNSQSEQQTLSVPRRKSPMRQHHSPLNITPSASPLLSHRQSPRVR; the protein is encoded by the exons ATGGGAAACTGCTTAGATTCTTCAGCTAAAGTAGACACAGCACAGAGCTCCTTTGGTACTTTGG GATCAGGGGTTTCCAAAATTTCCAGCAAAACCAGCCCTTCCTCAGCTTCCCCCAGCTTGACCATCCCATCATCTGGTGAAAGGAGCAATGGTTCAAGTCTTCCTACCCCAAGAACTGAAGGTGAAATATTGTCGTCTCCAAATTTGAAAGCCTTCTCATTCAATGAGCTAAAGAATGCCACCAGAAACTTTCGCCCTGACAGTCTTCTCGGTGAAGGaggatttggttatgttttcaAAGGATGGATTAATGAACACACATTGACAGCTGCAAAACCAGGGTCCGGAATGGTTGTTGCTGTCAAGAAGCTCAAACCTGAAGGTTTCCAAGGCCACAAGGAGTGGTTG ACAGAAGTAAATTATCTTGGCCAACTGTACCATCCAAATCTGGTTAAGCTAATCGGGTACTGCTTGGAGGGTGAGAACCGTCTTTTAGTGTATGAGTTCATGCCAAAAGGAAGCTTAGAGAATCATCTGTTTAGAA GAGGGCCGCAACCACTTTCATGGGCAACAAGAATGAAAGTGGCCATAGGTGCTGCCAGGGGCCTCAGTTTTCTTCATGAGGCCGAATCACAAGTCATATATCGGGACTTTAAGGCTTCCAATATCTTACTAGATTCA GAATTCAATGCGAAGCTTTCTGATTTTGGCTTAGCTAAGGCGGGCCCCACTGGTGACAGGACTCATGTATCTACTCAAGTCATGGGTACTCAAGGCTATGCAGCACCTGAATATGTTGCTACAG GTAGATTGACTGCTAAAAGTGATGTGTATAGTTTTGGTGTTGTATTACTGGAACTATTGTCTGGACGGCGAGCTGTCGATAAAACAAAAGTTGGTGTCGAGCAGAATCTTGTAGACTGGACAAAACCATATTTGGGTGACAGAAGAAAACTATTTCGGATTATGGACACTAAGTTGGAGGGCCAATATCCCCAGAAAGCAACCTTTACAGCTGCTACTCTTGCTTCACAATGCCTATGCGCAGAATCTAAACTTAGGCCAACAATGTCAGTGGTATTAGCTACGCTGGAACAACTTGAAGCCCCAAAAACTGCAGCCAGAAACTCTCAATCAGAACAGCAGACGCTTTCTGTTCCTCGCCGGAAGTCACCAATGCGACAACACCATTCTCCTCTCAATATAACACCAAGTGCATCCCCATTGCTATCCCACCGGCAATCTCCACGTGTGCGTTGA
- the LOC117616456 gene encoding probable serine/threonine-protein kinase PBL3 isoform X2, translating into MGNCLDSSAKVDTAQSSFGSGVSKISSKTSPSSASPSLTIPSSGERSNGSSLPTPRTEGEILSSPNLKAFSFNELKNATRNFRPDSLLGEGGFGYVFKGWINEHTLTAAKPGSGMVVAVKKLKPEGFQGHKEWLTEVNYLGQLYHPNLVKLIGYCLEGENRLLVYEFMPKGSLENHLFRRGPQPLSWATRMKVAIGAARGLSFLHEAESQVIYRDFKASNILLDSEFNAKLSDFGLAKAGPTGDRTHVSTQVMGTQGYAAPEYVATGRLTAKSDVYSFGVVLLELLSGRRAVDKTKVGVEQNLVDWTKPYLGDRRKLFRIMDTKLEGQYPQKATFTAATLASQCLCAESKLRPTMSVVLATLEQLEAPKTAARNSQSEQQTLSVPRRKSPMRQHHSPLNITPSASPLLSHRQSPRVR; encoded by the exons ATGGGAAACTGCTTAGATTCTTCAGCTAAAGTAGACACAGCACAGAGCTCCTTTG GATCAGGGGTTTCCAAAATTTCCAGCAAAACCAGCCCTTCCTCAGCTTCCCCCAGCTTGACCATCCCATCATCTGGTGAAAGGAGCAATGGTTCAAGTCTTCCTACCCCAAGAACTGAAGGTGAAATATTGTCGTCTCCAAATTTGAAAGCCTTCTCATTCAATGAGCTAAAGAATGCCACCAGAAACTTTCGCCCTGACAGTCTTCTCGGTGAAGGaggatttggttatgttttcaAAGGATGGATTAATGAACACACATTGACAGCTGCAAAACCAGGGTCCGGAATGGTTGTTGCTGTCAAGAAGCTCAAACCTGAAGGTTTCCAAGGCCACAAGGAGTGGTTG ACAGAAGTAAATTATCTTGGCCAACTGTACCATCCAAATCTGGTTAAGCTAATCGGGTACTGCTTGGAGGGTGAGAACCGTCTTTTAGTGTATGAGTTCATGCCAAAAGGAAGCTTAGAGAATCATCTGTTTAGAA GAGGGCCGCAACCACTTTCATGGGCAACAAGAATGAAAGTGGCCATAGGTGCTGCCAGGGGCCTCAGTTTTCTTCATGAGGCCGAATCACAAGTCATATATCGGGACTTTAAGGCTTCCAATATCTTACTAGATTCA GAATTCAATGCGAAGCTTTCTGATTTTGGCTTAGCTAAGGCGGGCCCCACTGGTGACAGGACTCATGTATCTACTCAAGTCATGGGTACTCAAGGCTATGCAGCACCTGAATATGTTGCTACAG GTAGATTGACTGCTAAAAGTGATGTGTATAGTTTTGGTGTTGTATTACTGGAACTATTGTCTGGACGGCGAGCTGTCGATAAAACAAAAGTTGGTGTCGAGCAGAATCTTGTAGACTGGACAAAACCATATTTGGGTGACAGAAGAAAACTATTTCGGATTATGGACACTAAGTTGGAGGGCCAATATCCCCAGAAAGCAACCTTTACAGCTGCTACTCTTGCTTCACAATGCCTATGCGCAGAATCTAAACTTAGGCCAACAATGTCAGTGGTATTAGCTACGCTGGAACAACTTGAAGCCCCAAAAACTGCAGCCAGAAACTCTCAATCAGAACAGCAGACGCTTTCTGTTCCTCGCCGGAAGTCACCAATGCGACAACACCATTCTCCTCTCAATATAACACCAAGTGCATCCCCATTGCTATCCCACCGGCAATCTCCACGTGTGCGTTGA
- the LOC117615418 gene encoding UDP-galactose/UDP-glucose transporter 3, whose protein sequence is MEVHGSLLQRVLVFSFCVVGIWTAYIYQGVLQETLSTKRFGPDGNRFEHLAFLNLAQNVVCLIWSYIMIKLWNSRNAGGAPLWTYWSAGITNTIGPAMGIEALKYISYPAQVLAKSSKMIPVMLMGTLVYKQRYSFPEYVCTLLVAGGVSIFALLKTSSKTISKLARPNAPLGYGLCFLNLAFDGFTNATQDSIKARYPKTSAWEIMLGMNLWGTIYNMIYMFGWPRGSGFEAVQFCKRHPEAAWDILLFCLCGAVGQNFIFLTISRFGSLANTTITTTRKFVSIVVSSLLSGNPLSTKQWGSVVMVFSGLSYNTYLKWRKLQRVPKKRKPM, encoded by the exons ATGGAAGTTCACGGGTCGTTGCTCCAGCGTGTGTTGGTGTTCAGCTTCTGCGTCGTCGGAATTTGGACTGCTTATATTTACCAAGGCGTTCTTCAGGAAACTCT GTCCACGAAGCGATTCGGGCCAGATGGGAATAGATTCGAGCACCTTGCGTTCCTAAACTTGGCCCAAAATGTGGTCTGCCTAATCTGGTCCTATATAA TGATAAAGCTCTGGAATAGTCGGAATGCTGGAGGTGCGCCTTTGTGGACATACTGGAGTGCAGGGATTACTAATACGATTGGACCCGCTATGGGGATTGAAGCTTTGAAGTATATCAGTTACCCGGCACAG GTCTTGGCAAAGTCCTCAAAAATGATTCCAG TGATGCTAATGGGTACTCTGGTCTACAAGCAACGATACAGCTTTCCCGAATATGTTTGCACTCTCCTTGTTGCTGGAGGGGTATCCATATTTGCACTCTTGAAG ACTAGCTCAAAGACTATCAGCAAGTTGGCTCGCCCAAATGCACCCCTTGGGTATGGACTGTGTTTCCTAAACCTTGCTTTTGATGGATTCACAAATGCTACCCAGGATTCCATAAAAGCAAG GTATCCAAAGACAAGCGCCTGGGAAATAATGTTAGGCATGAATTTATGGGGTACCATATACAACATGATCTACATGTTTGGCTGGCCACGGGGCAGCGGATTTGAGGCAGTCCAGTTCTGCAAGAGGCATCCAGAAGCAGCTTGGGACATTCTTCTCTTTTGTCTCTGTGGTGCTGTTGGCCAGAACTTCATTTTCCTAACCATAAGCCGATTTGGCTCCTTAGCTAACACCACCATTACCACTACCCGCAAGTTTGTGAGTATTGTGGTGTCTTCCTTGCTGAGTGGCAATCCTCTGTCAACAAAGCAATGGGGGTCTGTTGTCATGGTCTTTTCTGGGCTGTCGTATAACACCTACCTCAAGTGGAGGAAGTTGCAGAGAGTGCCGAAGAAGAGAAAGCCAATGTAA